The DNA region CAGTTCACCTTGTTCCGACCGTGGAACCGGATGTACGCGACGTCTCCCGTCGCGCGCGCCACCGGCGGCAACAGGCCGGGCAGATCCGGTTCGTCGACGCTCACGAACCCGAGCCCGCGCGCTCGTAGCTCCGGAAACACCTCCTCGGCCACCCAGGACTCATGCCGGAACTCCACGAAGAGCGGCACGTCCGGCAACCGCCCGCGCAGCTCCTCGAGGTACTCCACATTCCCCCGGTTCAGCCGGAACGAGTTCGGAAACTGCGCCAGCACGCCGTGAAGCTTCCCGACCTCCAGCAACGGCTCCATCGCGCGCCGAAAGGAATCGTCCAGCGATGGATCCGGGAGCCGCTTGTGCGTGTGATCGTGGTGCGCCTTCACCACGAACTCGAATCCCGGCGGCGTCTTCTTCGCCATGGCATGGAAGGTCGCGGGATGCGGA from Candidatus Eisenbacteria bacterium includes:
- a CDS encoding DUF72 domain-containing protein, with amino-acid sequence MILIGTSGYSFRDWIGPFYPPGIESRQMLDFYVREFSTVEVNSTYYRIPHPATFHAMAKKTPPGFEFVVKAHHDHTHKRLPDPSLDDSFRRAMEPLLEVGKLHGVLAQFPNSFRLNRGNVEYLEELRGRLPDVPLFVEFRHESWVAEEVFPELRARGLGFVSVDEPDLPGLLPPVARATGDVAYIRFHGRNKVN